The Chamaesiphon minutus PCC 6605 DNA window ATATTTATCTGGATCGAAATTAGGATCTTCCCATGTGGACTCTAGTATGAGCGGATTCCAGACCCGATTTACTGGCAATCCTTGTCGTTGCCAAGTGTAGCGTAATGACCAGCGAATAGCCTCAGCCGAGACTGTAGTGTGAGTTTCTCCGTGCCACAGAAGCTTTTGTAACTTGGAGATGTTTCCTTCATTTTCTCCACGATTATTAGCGGCAACACCATACGCAGTCAAAATATTACCAAAAAGATTAAACATGTCGAACCTCCGGTTCTGTAATGGCTGTTGATGGATCTTCGGCTGGAAGTTTATCAGGATCTGGAAGTTTCTCTTCCCCTTTGTAGCTAGCCAGTGCCAGGAAAAACAGACTTTTTGCCATCTTCCAGTCACTTTGTCCAGTTGTCAACGGTAATAGTTTTTGCCAAGATTCTTGCAAAACTTGGATGTTTCCAGCATTTCCCCAAAACGAGGTGATAAAGTCTCGAAACGCTGAGGCATTTTGACATCGCTCCAAATTCGATCTCAGTTGGATGACTTTCCGCTCAAATTGCGGATAATCACCCTCTTTTGTTTTCCCGCCAATTTTGCCAAAAGTTATCCTCAAACCTTGGTGACAAGCTCTAACAAATAGTTCTTGTGACTCAGTATCCCATTCAGTTTTTTTCACCATATCATGTATTCGATCTTGACGAAATTTAATAGCTAAATATGCTTTTTTATGAATAAAAACATCCGTAAATCCCCACCACCAAGGTTTTCCTCGAATGAGATTTTCTGCAATAAACTGGGAAAGGGGATCGTCTTGTCTCGATTCCCCACAGAATGTCTGATAAAGCTCCAAATGTTGAGTCTCGATCTCGATCGTTTCGGCTGCTAGACGAGTTTGCTGCTGTTTTGACCAAGTAACTTTACCAAAAGGAATTACTAGGCATCTGTGAATATCAGCTTGAGACTGCTGATTAACCACAGTTGTTTTTAGTAAGAATTTTAGTGCTGCGTCAGACCAGCCGTTAGCAGCAATTCCAAATTCAGATTTTGACAACTTGGTAGGGTGAGCAGGAGAATAGAGAGACTTCAAAAAGAGAAGCAGAATGGAGCCAATGAAGCTGAGTTTTGGGGTATTGATAGTCTATCTGAACCGAGCAATTCTTCAGATGAAAGATCCGCGCCTTGCCAGCAATGGCACTAAATACACCATCAGAGATGCTGTGTTGGGAGCATTTTCGATGTTTTTCATGCAAAGCGAATCCTTTTTAGAACATCAGCGGCACATGAATAGCAATCAGGGCAAAAGCAATGCTCAGACACTGTTTGGCATGATTAAAATCCCAACAGTGCCGCAAATTCGGAATATCCTGGATGAAATTTCAGCCACAGCACTATTTGGAGTATTCAATCACGTCTATCAGTCTTTAAGACGAGAAGGTCACTTGAAACCGTTTGAATATCTCGGTGGATTACTAGTTGCGCTGGATGGAACTCAGTATTTTGACTCGCACAAACTCAACTGTAAATGCTGTTCGAGCCGTACCCACAAAAATGGCACAGTAACTTACTTCCACAGTGCCATTTTGCCTGTAATAGTTGCGCCTGGGCAATCTCAAGTAATTTCCTTAGCTCCAGAATTCATCACACCTCAAGATGGTCACCAGAAGCAGGACTGCGAAGTGGCAGCAGCTAAACGATGGCTCAAAACTCATGCCCCAGAATTCCAAGGACAAGCAATCACTCTACTCGGAGATGACCTCTACAGTCACCAACCAATGTGTGAACAGGTGATAGCGTCGGGAATGAACTTTATCTTTACCTGTTTAGAAACGTCTCATACTGCTGTTTATGATTGGTTGAAATACTTGGATGGTATTGGCGAGGTGAAAAAGCTAGAAGTGAAACAGTGGAACAGCAATTCAAGCGAATTATATAGCTATCAATATGTGAATGGAATTCCTCTAAGGGACTCCCAGCCAGCAATGAAGGTCAATTGGTGTAAACTAATCCATACCCGCCAATCAGATGGAGAAATATTATATGAAAATTCATTTATTACCCGCCATGAATTAAACGAACAGAGCGTACCTCTGGTTGCTGCGGCTGGTCGATGTCGTTGGAAGACCGAAAATGAAAATCATAATGTGCTCAAAACAAAGGGATATCATCTGGAGCATAACTTTGGGCATGGTCAGCAGCATTTAGCTGCTTGTTTATTGACGCTGAACCTGTTGGCATTCCTTTTTCACACTGTTTTGCATTTAACAGATCTTGCATATGGACAGATTCGTCTCAAGCGTGTTACTCGTAAAGGCTTTTTTCAAGATATCCTCAGTCTTACCAAATATTTACTCTTTGAGAGTTGGCCTTCTTTGATTGATTTCATGCTTTACGGCTCGGCTTCCACTCTGGTCGCCAACTCTTCCTAGATTTTTGAATTTGGAATTGCTGCCGTGAGGTGGTTGGAGTTTAAGATATTCGAGATATTTTAATTGGACGAATAAACCCGCTACTCCTGCACGGTGGAGAAAGGTCATACTCGGATCGCGAATATCTAGGTGAATTTTGGCCATCTCAGGGAGTAAATAAGCCACAACCCATCTTCCGCCTTCCCCCAATACCTTGCTGTTGTAGCATTAGTGAATCTAGATCGCTAAGTCCCTCGACTCTAACTCCAAAGCCAACTACTTTCTTCTTGTTAATTTTGACGGTTCGACATCTCGGTTGACCATCAGAGCGAGTTAAAACCCGAACTTTACCAACAATCTCCAATCGATCGAGATGGTTCTGTGCGGCTGTGTCTAATGTACTTGCATCTAAAAAACCTTTGATCGTGACAATTCGAGCCTCTAAATTCTGAGACGGCACAATTAATTCCAATTCAGGAATGCCGAGATAGATTTTGTCTTGATGAATTTGAAGAGTCTTTCCTGCTAATTTGTAGATCGATCGAGACAGATCCAGCGGTAGTCGAATCTTCAATACAGAATCAACATCGATGTTTAATCGTTTGGAGTAAGCCCCACTGAGCTTTCCATTAATCCCAAAGATACCAATCGAGTTGGACTCATGAAATTCTGGAATTATCTGGGAAATACCGCCATACAAAGGATGTGCGTGATCTACCCCGATCGATTGCCCCTCAACCGGAAATAAATAATCACCGAATTCCTCGCTACAGGATCGGCAACAATCTCGCTCTTCTGAAGTGCGATCGGGGAGAATAGTCATACTTACGAGATTTTACTAAGCTTGACGTTATCAGTACTTGGTTACTATTTTAAACTATATTTTCATGCTGAAGTACCTTAAACTTGTTTATTTTTTGTTTTTGTACACTAACTAATGTGACATCACAAAATCAGTAATTGAGCCAAAAAGATATCTGATAATTAAAATATGCGCTACTCGATCGATCTTTGGATCTAAATCTCCTGCGAACAAGCAATGAATGAGGTACTTACCCTCAGTGTCTACAAAACGAGGCTCAATCCAGTTCAAAGATTCCTCATCATAAAAATCACGGAAAGATTGGAAAAGCTCCCGTTCATCAAATTTAAACTCTCCCCTGAGTAGTTTTTTGACCGATCCTCGTTTGCACAATTGAGCAATATATCGATCTCGCAACCACCCCATCCCACGGAAATCAATTCTCGTATCTACTAGCCAGACTAGATCGGTTGCTATCTCAAGTAGATGTTTGAGACTGTCTGGAGCAAGCTCTGACTGCTCCATATCAACAATGCAATTTTCATCGCTAGCGGCATGATAGTGAACACCATGACTATCTATCAGCACACTACTGTCGAGCAGCAAAATCCGATGTTGAGTGCAGATTACCAATCCTGGAATCTGATGAAGGCGATGCCAGTATGGTTCTCCGTATTGTTCAATTTCTGTTGTTAAACACAGAGGGCAGAATTTTAAGTATTTCCGGCGATCGCTAGTACTATCTAAATCAACTCTAGCCTGTTCTAAGATTGAGCCACTGCGTTTCTCGATCGTTGCCGATCCTAATTTTCTTATCTCGATCGGGCTTAGAAAGGCAGCATAAAATGGATATAGAGTATTATGCTCCATTAACGATCTCACTCTATAGTCCGAGATATGAGCTATTTGTTTGACCAAACCCTTCAAGTTATTAGTCAGCGTGACTCGACAAGCTTGCTGAGAAGAGTAACCAAATAAATCTAAATCGGTTTGTCGAAAGCTCTGATTGCCACTGCGAATATGATATCTAGCCAATCCACTATATAAGAGTTCATCAGGGTAGAGGCGAGGAAAAGAAGCGAGGGCACACATAATTTAGGCTTCAGTTGATGTACTCGGCTACTGGATCGCAAATCAGTCCTACCGATTTGATGTCTTCATATGCAGATGTGTTACTATCGATCGCTTTTGCAACAATTTGACGTAGATCATCTTTTTGATAAGCGGGTTCTACCTTTTTCTTCTTTGGTTGAGGTTGTTGTTTGACTAATGCTGAAGTATGTCCAGTAGATCCTACCAAAGAAAGTTTATAAGCTTGTTTGACCAGAACACTAATATCTGCTTCAGCTTTATTATTCGTTATTACCTGCTCTGCACATTCTTTTGCTACATGAGGAGAGACATCTAATTCGAGTAATTCTGCAATTGTCGCTCTTAACAGATTAGAATCAATTTTATGATCCTGTAGCTGTTTATTTTTTCTCAGTGTTAATTCATGGAGTTTCTTCAGACATTTCTGCTCATATGCCAAAATGTCTAGTGGTGCAATATCTTTGTACCGTAACATTTCCTCCTTATCATTATTCCTTATCGCTGCTAGCATTGGCTTCAACAAGTGTAATCCGTCATTTGCGACTTGCCTAATCAAATCTACAGAAATAGCTTCATCACCATCTAAAGCAATACTTCGACATTGAACCATTCTAAATAATTTAATTGCAATATCAATTATACCTTGAGTTTCATCATAGAAAGCTTCTTCTAGTGCCGTCGATAGCTCTACCTTCTTTCTTGTCCATTGATATTTCCATAAGTTTTCAACAAATAAGTCCCATTCATCATCATCTTTCTGCATTCGATCCCAAATGACGCTACCTTCGCCTGTGCCTCTTCTAGCATTACGAAAATTACCCTGAAAGATCGGTAATGCCTCATTCGTTCCAACTTTAATGACTGGTACACCGATGATGTTATCCATCTTAACGAGGAAGTTTAATAAGTCATCCTTCCGTCTACGTGCATTTACTAGATTTTGCATTTCATCAATGACTAGCACTCCCAAGTGATGAGTGTTAGCAAGCTGTGCAACTTGAGCTAGCATCAAGTCTTCTGTATGATTACGGGAACTGAATTTTGTATGATAAGTTGTACCCAAGAGTTTATCTATTGCCATAAATATATCAGTACACAATCCCTTCAACGAACCAGCGTGAGGACAATCAACTTTTAGCCATACTATTTGATATGTACTTAATTTAGGATGAAAAATAACTTGATCGTAAAGTGAAAGTATTTTATGTAAGTTAGTTGATTTCCCCATGCCAGATGGCCCAATTAATGTCAACCCTGATGCAGAAGTTGGCTGACTGACATACCTTTCTAGTTCTCTACCACTAGAATTCTCAATCGCTCCATAAATTTGTCGAGATCTTAATGCAAAAGTAGGCTTTAATGGATTACGGGCGAGGTAGCCTCTTTTTATTAAAATGCTGATATTATTATTCAGCTCGATCGTTTTACCCTGGGGATCGAAGTAGCTTGACAGTCTAGCAACGCAATGAAATCGCTCTGATTTATTTAGACAAACTTCATCATCATTATATTCAGGTTCTTCATAGACAAGATCTATGAATTCTTCGTTATCGAATGTGGGTGGTAGTGCCTGAATTAATAAATTTTCATTATATTCTCTCAACTTTTGATCGATATATATAGCTTCAACACCCATATGTTTTCGATCGATATTTTGAGGAATTGTTATTTTGTCATCAGTTTTTTCCACGTTTATTCTTCTCTCTTTTTGCTCTTAGTAAATCAGTGTAGTTAGGTTTCAAGGATGGTTGCGGTGAAATTGAGCTAGATTTGTCTGGGTCTGTCTTCGATAAAATTTTACTACTGTCTTTTTCTTTAGGTGATAAGTCGAACGATTCTTCTTCACGGCGATTTTCTTTTTCAATACTTCTATTATCTCGAATTGCAGAAGTTCTTGCCAGTTTACTCATGGTAGGATCTTGAACAGCATTAGTCATATCAACTGCTCGATCGACAATCTTTTCAATTTCCTTATTCAAATCTATTGTTTGAGGTAGCTCACGATTGGCACTCTTTTGCCGTTGTAATTCCTCTTCAGCAAACAAGTACCCAACATCATAGAAGTTATGACTTTTATATTTCGAGTCTGGAGCGATTAGAATACATTGTGTAAAACTACGACCATCTTGCGCTGGGATATAAATATAATCAGTTTTTCGCGGATCGTAGGAAACTTCTAGTTTTTTTTCTGCTCTAGATAGAGATCCAGCTCTAGCATTAGACAGCCACATCTCTTTATCTGCTCGATCGCAAGTATAGTAAATACCTTTGAATTTAATTCCTTTCTCCGTGATGGTAGCATTTCCCCTCGGCATTAAATTGAGTTTAATAATATCGGGATCTAAAGTTCTAAGCCTACCTGAGCAATGGATAATTCCCCATTTCCATAATTGGGCAGGAATAGGTAACACTTCATCTGCGATCATTTCTACTGTTCTTGGATAATCCTTCAGCATATGTTGGTTATTATGATGCAGAATCATCCGAATGATAATTTGAGTGAATTGATCTAGATCGAGCTTACTGTCTAACCGATAATCACGGCCACCTCTTTGATTGAAGTCTATATCAACGGCTCCGGGTATAAAAGGTTTTACTTTTTCATTGATAATCCGAAAGCGTCTCTCTACAATACCTTTCCAATCTGGTCTGAATGGTGCTGCATTTTCAATCTTAATATTCAGATTTTGAGTTACTATATTTGCATTTTTGCTAATTAATTCACCACGATCTCCTAAAATAGCATCTGGCAAATGATGACAGGGCCAGTCATCTTCCGAAATATCGATTCCATACTGTCGGCAGTATTCAACCTTATCCATAGCCATATTAGCTAGAGCCATCATCATCCCCAACCAAGATGGCCCCTCTAGTCCAACATAGACTCCAGTAATCATCCGACTAAAAACATCAATCACAACATAAATTACTGGTCTGCCAATAATCCATTTGCGGTTGTAACTGGAGACGAGGTAGACATCTCCCACTGTTGCATCTACTTGATAACGAGAACCAGGCCCAGTCACCTCTGCGGTTGAATTACCTGTGATCGGACGGTAATTTTGCAAATATTCTCTCTTTCCAATCCTTGTGCTTATCTTTTTCTCTACATTTTGACCATGCTCCAAATCATACCAATACTTAAATTGTACTAACGAGGGTATTCGATCTTGCATAGCAATCGAACCATGCAAGTCATCATAATTAGACAAGTCCTCTTCAGAATAGTATTCTTGGATCATTTTTTCATACGCTGCTACCAACGATCTTTTTTCAGATGTATGATAAAACTGAGAAATTGCCACTCGAAAGGTCATTTTTGTCTCTTCTGTGACATTAACCCCAATCCCTATTTCAGGATCGTTAGCATATTTTCTAGGTCTGCCCCTTTTTACATCTCCTGCT harbors:
- a CDS encoding ISNCY family transposase, producing MEPMKLSFGVLIVYLNRAILQMKDPRLASNGTKYTIRDAVLGAFSMFFMQSESFLEHQRHMNSNQGKSNAQTLFGMIKIPTVPQIRNILDEISATALFGVFNHVYQSLRREGHLKPFEYLGGLLVALDGTQYFDSHKLNCKCCSSRTHKNGTVTYFHSAILPVIVAPGQSQVISLAPEFITPQDGHQKQDCEVAAAKRWLKTHAPEFQGQAITLLGDDLYSHQPMCEQVIASGMNFIFTCLETSHTAVYDWLKYLDGIGEVKKLEVKQWNSNSSELYSYQYVNGIPLRDSQPAMKVNWCKLIHTRQSDGEILYENSFITRHELNEQSVPLVAAAGRCRWKTENENHNVLKTKGYHLEHNFGHGQQHLAACLLTLNLLAFLFHTVLHLTDLAYGQIRLKRVTRKGFFQDILSLTKYLLFESWPSLIDFMLYGSASTLVANSS
- the cas6 gene encoding type I-MYXAN CRISPR-associated protein Cas6/Cmx6, whose amino-acid sequence is MTILPDRTSEERDCCRSCSEEFGDYLFPVEGQSIGVDHAHPLYGGISQIIPEFHESNSIGIFGINGKLSGAYSKRLNIDVDSVLKIRLPLDLSRSIYKLAGKTLQIHQDKIYLGIPELELIVPSQNLEARIVTIKGFLDASTLDTAAQNHLDRLEIVGKVRVLTRSDGQPRCRTVKINKKKVVGFGVRVEGLSDLDSLMLQQQGIGGRRKMGCGLFTP
- a CDS encoding TnsD family Tn7-like transposition protein; its protein translation is MCALASFPRLYPDELLYSGLARYHIRSGNQSFRQTDLDLFGYSSQQACRVTLTNNLKGLVKQIAHISDYRVRSLMEHNTLYPFYAAFLSPIEIRKLGSATIEKRSGSILEQARVDLDSTSDRRKYLKFCPLCLTTEIEQYGEPYWHRLHQIPGLVICTQHRILLLDSSVLIDSHGVHYHAASDENCIVDMEQSELAPDSLKHLLEIATDLVWLVDTRIDFRGMGWLRDRYIAQLCKRGSVKKLLRGEFKFDERELFQSFRDFYDEESLNWIEPRFVDTEGKYLIHCLFAGDLDPKIDRVAHILIIRYLFGSITDFVMSH
- the cas8a1 gene encoding CRISPR-associated protein Cas8a1/Csx13, with amino-acid sequence MSKSEFGIAANGWSDAALKFLLKTTVVNQQSQADIHRCLVIPFGKVTWSKQQQTRLAAETIEIETQHLELYQTFCGESRQDDPLSQFIAENLIRGKPWWWGFTDVFIHKKAYLAIKFRQDRIHDMVKKTEWDTESQELFVRACHQGLRITFGKIGGKTKEGDYPQFERKVIQLRSNLERCQNASAFRDFITSFWGNAGNIQVLQESWQKLLPLTTGQSDWKMAKSLFFLALASYKGEEKLPDPDKLPAEDPSTAITEPEVRHV
- a CDS encoding ATP-binding protein, coding for MEKTDDKITIPQNIDRKHMGVEAIYIDQKLREYNENLLIQALPPTFDNEEFIDLVYEEPEYNDDEVCLNKSERFHCVARLSSYFDPQGKTIELNNNISILIKRGYLARNPLKPTFALRSRQIYGAIENSSGRELERYVSQPTSASGLTLIGPSGMGKSTNLHKILSLYDQVIFHPKLSTYQIVWLKVDCPHAGSLKGLCTDIFMAIDKLLGTTYHTKFSSRNHTEDLMLAQVAQLANTHHLGVLVIDEMQNLVNARRRKDDLLNFLVKMDNIIGVPVIKVGTNEALPIFQGNFRNARRGTGEGSVIWDRMQKDDDEWDLFVENLWKYQWTRKKVELSTALEEAFYDETQGIIDIAIKLFRMVQCRSIALDGDEAISVDLIRQVANDGLHLLKPMLAAIRNNDKEEMLRYKDIAPLDILAYEQKCLKKLHELTLRKNKQLQDHKIDSNLLRATIAELLELDVSPHVAKECAEQVITNNKAEADISVLVKQAYKLSLVGSTGHTSALVKQQPQPKKKKVEPAYQKDDLRQIVAKAIDSNTSAYEDIKSVGLICDPVAEYIN
- a CDS encoding Mu transposase C-terminal domain-containing protein; translated protein: MQVHLFVNNLVEWISEDGKNQIDRILWIDEGYEVAFLINIYEEKSLPRQVFINEIEACIKSSAAIIIKKDPWVLIVLEEELSSKDKILRDAAWRIISSIVTQEPPIYERNQRGSLVLKLIEDHNTTRSSSEVEGKLTKKTVYKYLKRYWQRGKNINALLPDYKNSGGKGKQKLAGDVKRGRPRKYANDPEIGIGVNVTEETKMTFRVAISQFYHTSEKRSLVAAYEKMIQEYYSEEDLSNYDDLHGSIAMQDRIPSLVQFKYWYDLEHGQNVEKKISTRIGKREYLQNYRPITGNSTAEVTGPGSRYQVDATVGDVYLVSSYNRKWIIGRPVIYVVIDVFSRMITGVYVGLEGPSWLGMMMALANMAMDKVEYCRQYGIDISEDDWPCHHLPDAILGDRGELISKNANIVTQNLNIKIENAAPFRPDWKGIVERRFRIINEKVKPFIPGAVDIDFNQRGGRDYRLDSKLDLDQFTQIIIRMILHHNNQHMLKDYPRTVEMIADEVLPIPAQLWKWGIIHCSGRLRTLDPDIIKLNLMPRGNATITEKGIKFKGIYYTCDRADKEMWLSNARAGSLSRAEKKLEVSYDPRKTDYIYIPAQDGRSFTQCILIAPDSKYKSHNFYDVGYLFAEEELQRQKSANRELPQTIDLNKEIEKIVDRAVDMTNAVQDPTMSKLARTSAIRDNRSIEKENRREEESFDLSPKEKDSSKILSKTDPDKSSSISPQPSLKPNYTDLLRAKREKNKRGKN